The Streptomyces sp. RKAG293 genome includes a region encoding these proteins:
- a CDS encoding STM4015 family protein, with product MRDTFAGLPVHALTHPAGPVDGLPAADSVAWGLECGYGADTAFPELWRGFLDTVDTERVTALVIGSWWDGDYTSLGPVVELITSDAARLPGLRALFLADVEGESCEISWLRMADITPVVEAFPLLEELGVRGGNTGDDALVLSPVRHTALRVLRFESGGLPGSVVCAVAASELPALEHLELWLGVEEYGGDSTVADLAPVLAGGRFPALRHLGLQNSELQDEIAAAVAAAPVVAQLTSLGLSMGVLSDEGAAALLGGQPLTHLTRLDLSHHYLSDAVMERVSSELGAAGVTVDLSEQESAEDEDEDEEWRYVAVSE from the coding sequence ATGAGGGACACCTTCGCCGGCCTGCCGGTTCACGCCCTGACGCATCCGGCCGGCCCCGTGGACGGCCTGCCGGCCGCGGACAGCGTCGCCTGGGGGCTGGAATGCGGTTACGGCGCCGACACCGCGTTCCCCGAACTGTGGCGCGGCTTCCTGGACACGGTGGACACCGAGCGGGTCACCGCCCTGGTGATCGGCTCCTGGTGGGACGGCGACTACACGAGCCTGGGCCCGGTGGTGGAGCTGATCACCTCCGACGCGGCCCGGCTGCCCGGCCTGCGCGCGCTGTTCCTCGCCGATGTGGAGGGCGAGTCCTGCGAGATCTCCTGGCTGCGGATGGCCGACATCACCCCCGTGGTGGAGGCCTTCCCGCTCCTGGAGGAACTGGGAGTGCGCGGCGGCAACACCGGGGACGACGCCCTGGTCCTGTCGCCGGTGCGGCACACCGCGCTGCGCGTGCTGCGGTTCGAGTCCGGCGGGCTGCCGGGGAGCGTCGTGTGTGCCGTGGCCGCGAGTGAGCTTCCCGCCCTGGAGCACCTGGAATTGTGGCTGGGCGTCGAGGAGTACGGCGGGGACTCCACGGTCGCCGACCTCGCCCCGGTGCTGGCCGGCGGCCGCTTCCCGGCCCTGCGCCATCTCGGGCTGCAGAACAGCGAACTGCAGGACGAGATCGCCGCGGCCGTGGCCGCCGCCCCGGTCGTCGCCCAGCTCACCTCGCTCGGTCTCTCGATGGGTGTGCTCAGCGACGAAGGCGCCGCCGCCCTGCTCGGCGGGCAGCCGCTCACCCATCTGACCCGTCTCGACCTGAGTCACCACTACCTGAGCGACGCGGTCATGGAGCGCGTCAGCAGTGAACTGGGCGCCGCCGGGGTGACGGTGGACCTCTCCGAACAGGAGAGCGCGGAGGATGAGGACGAGGACGAGGAGTGGCGCTATGTCGCCGTCTCCGAGTAG
- a CDS encoding trans-acting enoyl reductase family protein: protein MTWMLYGATGYTGRLIARRAAARGERVVLAGRSIAKVAPLAAELGLEHRIFGLSDPVALRRALEGVESVAHCAGPFSATALPMALACIETGTHYLDITGEIDVFEQLHALDGRARAAQVVLLPGAGFDVVPTDCLAATVAAALPTANRLDLAILVGGTASPGTARTAIEGLPDGGRARIDGTISAVPMGWRRTRAAFPSGPRMVTSIPWGDVSTAFHSTDIPNITTYMPLPPGAAAFSKVMRLRPARVLAHAAVGALVRGPSAKALAGTRSEAWARASDPEGRSAQATVTMPNSYELTVESVLRIMPRLAGLPHGSQTPSRALGAGFITEFSGVTLTESGAKRG, encoded by the coding sequence ATGACCTGGATGCTGTACGGCGCCACCGGATATACCGGACGCCTGATCGCCCGGCGGGCCGCGGCCCGTGGTGAACGGGTGGTACTGGCCGGCCGCAGCATCGCCAAGGTAGCGCCGCTCGCGGCGGAACTCGGCCTCGAACACCGCATTTTCGGCCTTTCCGACCCGGTCGCCCTCCGGCGCGCACTGGAGGGCGTCGAGTCGGTCGCCCACTGCGCGGGCCCGTTCTCGGCTACGGCGCTGCCGATGGCGCTCGCCTGCATCGAGACCGGGACGCACTATCTGGACATCACCGGCGAGATCGATGTCTTCGAGCAGCTGCACGCCCTTGACGGGCGGGCCCGCGCCGCCCAGGTCGTCCTGCTGCCGGGCGCGGGCTTCGACGTCGTGCCGACCGACTGCCTGGCCGCCACCGTCGCCGCGGCCCTGCCCACCGCGAACCGCCTCGACCTGGCGATCCTGGTCGGCGGGACCGCGAGTCCCGGCACCGCCAGGACCGCGATCGAGGGGCTGCCCGACGGCGGGCGGGCCCGGATCGACGGCACGATCAGCGCGGTGCCGATGGGCTGGCGCCGTACCAGGGCGGCGTTCCCCTCCGGGCCGCGGATGGTCACCTCCATCCCCTGGGGTGACGTCAGTACCGCCTTCCACTCGACGGACATCCCCAACATCACCACCTACATGCCGCTGCCGCCCGGCGCCGCCGCCTTCAGCAAGGTGATGCGGCTGCGCCCGGCGCGGGTCCTGGCGCACGCCGCCGTCGGCGCTCTGGTGCGCGGACCCAGTGCGAAAGCGCTGGCCGGAACGCGTTCCGAGGCCTGGGCGCGGGCGAGCGACCCGGAGGGGCGCAGCGCCCAGGCGACGGTGACGATGCCGAACAGCTACGAGCTGACCGTCGAGTCGGTGCTGCGGATCATGCCCCGGCTGGCCGGTCTGCCGCACGGGTCGCAGACGCCGTCCCGGGCCCTCGGCGCCGGTTTCATCACCGAGTTCAGCGGCGTCACGCTCACGGAGTCGGGAGCCAAGCGCGGCTGA
- a CDS encoding DUF6126 family protein, which produces MNDTAPTETTPSGTGTTPVRAAAADTATNTATGRPRHEPLAPELRTSEGSERRKERAVVLRVLVYVVVAHLLAGFIWLLFVLGAHGN; this is translated from the coding sequence ATGAACGACACCGCCCCCACCGAAACCACCCCCAGCGGCACCGGCACCACCCCGGTCCGCGCCGCAGCCGCCGACACCGCCACCAACACCGCCACCGGCCGCCCGCGCCACGAACCGCTCGCCCCGGAGCTGCGTACCAGCGAGGGCAGCGAGCGGCGCAAGGAACGGGCCGTGGTCCTGCGCGTCCTCGTCTACGTGGTCGTCGCGCACCTGCTGGCCGGGTTCATCTGGCTGCTGTTCGTACTCGGCGCGCACGGCAACTGA
- a CDS encoding STM4015 family protein, whose product MSAVEHLQELHGLPAFDFPGPDSKDELPAPETVAWRLAADPYDDDSDEEFGDVWDRFLDTVDPSRVRAIIIGQWGEAYEEDSTGIVEDLVDAKDQLTALEAVFIGDLEQEQAEISWIEQSDVTPVLAAYPELREFGARGGTGLLFPAVRHEHLRTLTFEAGGLPAEVVRGIAASELPALEYLELWLGVEEYSGTATVADLAPILAGGGFPALHHLGLRNSEIQDEIAAAVAAAPVVARLSSLDLSLGVLTDEGATALLEGQPLTHLQWLDLHHHFLSDPIAARLRDTLVPAGVEVDLSEPGRSWNNDGVVHRFTAVAE is encoded by the coding sequence ATGTCAGCCGTAGAGCATCTGCAGGAGTTGCACGGCCTTCCTGCCTTCGACTTCCCCGGGCCCGACAGCAAGGACGAGCTGCCCGCGCCGGAGACCGTCGCCTGGCGGCTCGCCGCGGATCCCTACGACGACGACTCGGACGAGGAGTTCGGGGACGTCTGGGACCGGTTCCTGGACACGGTGGATCCCTCCCGGGTGCGGGCGATCATCATCGGCCAGTGGGGCGAGGCCTACGAGGAGGACTCCACCGGGATCGTCGAGGACCTCGTCGACGCCAAGGACCAGCTGACCGCGCTGGAGGCCGTGTTCATCGGTGACCTGGAGCAGGAGCAGGCCGAGATCTCCTGGATCGAGCAGTCCGACGTCACTCCCGTCCTGGCGGCCTATCCGGAGTTGCGGGAGTTCGGCGCCCGTGGCGGCACCGGTCTGCTGTTCCCGGCGGTGCGGCACGAGCACCTGCGCACCCTGACGTTCGAGGCCGGCGGCCTGCCCGCCGAGGTCGTCCGCGGTATCGCGGCGAGCGAGCTGCCCGCGCTGGAATACCTGGAACTGTGGCTCGGCGTCGAGGAGTACAGCGGCACCGCCACCGTCGCCGATCTCGCCCCGATACTGGCCGGCGGCGGCTTCCCCGCGCTGCACCATCTGGGGCTGCGCAACAGTGAGATCCAGGACGAGATCGCCGCCGCGGTCGCCGCCGCCCCGGTGGTGGCCCGGCTCAGCTCCCTCGACCTGTCCCTGGGCGTCCTCACCGACGAGGGTGCGACCGCGCTGCTGGAGGGCCAGCCCCTCACCCATCTGCAGTGGCTCGACCTGCACCACCACTTCCTCAGCGACCCGATCGCCGCGCGGCTGCGCGACACGCTGGTGCCCGCCGGCGTCGAGGTCGACCTGTCGGAACCGGGCCGCAGCTGGAACAACGACGGTGTCGTGCACCGCTTCACGGCGGTGGCGGAATGA
- a CDS encoding DUF6745 domain-containing protein: MTTALETAARWRAIAAETGAADRAAAEAGIQLAYWQAGLPAPERVVWTGSPLEAAATAMRLVAEDGTGRCVRDAVRTRPWAAERQRRHAALGPAGWAERWALTGGQLWDSTASLADRIRTGVVEALSEEPAGAAAVRLVLLDAVLGQQDAAWLAAFDEEAGTLEGVSAVARAAGWWWPYERVVVIAERPVELHRDEAGRLDRGDGPALAFPDGFALHAWRGMPVPAAFLAGLADLTPARIRTEENAELRRVMLEYYGYDRYLAESGARPVARDETGILWRIELDDDEAVVMVEVVNSTPEPDGTHRTYWLRVPPRTRTAREGVAWTFGLDADGYLPERQT, translated from the coding sequence ATGACGACGGCACTGGAGACGGCGGCGCGCTGGCGGGCGATCGCGGCGGAGACCGGGGCGGCGGACCGCGCCGCGGCGGAGGCGGGGATACAGCTCGCGTACTGGCAGGCCGGACTCCCGGCACCGGAGCGCGTCGTGTGGACCGGCTCGCCGCTGGAGGCCGCCGCGACCGCGATGCGGCTGGTGGCGGAGGACGGTACGGGACGCTGCGTGCGGGACGCGGTGCGGACGCGCCCGTGGGCGGCGGAGCGGCAGCGCCGGCACGCGGCGCTCGGCCCCGCGGGCTGGGCCGAGCGGTGGGCGCTGACCGGCGGCCAGCTGTGGGACTCGACGGCTTCGCTCGCCGACCGGATCCGCACCGGTGTGGTGGAGGCGCTCAGCGAGGAGCCGGCCGGCGCGGCCGCCGTCCGCCTGGTGCTGCTGGACGCGGTGCTCGGCCAGCAGGACGCGGCGTGGCTGGCCGCCTTCGACGAGGAGGCCGGGACGCTCGAAGGCGTCTCGGCGGTGGCCCGCGCCGCCGGCTGGTGGTGGCCGTACGAGCGGGTCGTGGTGATAGCGGAGCGGCCGGTGGAACTGCACCGGGACGAGGCGGGCCGGCTGGACCGGGGCGACGGGCCCGCGCTCGCCTTCCCCGACGGCTTCGCCCTGCACGCCTGGCGCGGTATGCCGGTGCCGGCCGCATTCCTCGCCGGCCTCGCGGACCTCACCCCGGCCCGGATACGGACCGAGGAGAACGCCGAGCTGCGCCGCGTGATGCTGGAGTACTACGGCTACGACCGCTATCTCGCGGAGTCCGGTGCCAGGCCGGTGGCCCGGGACGAGACCGGGATCCTGTGGCGGATCGAGCTGGACGACGACGAGGCGGTGGTGATGGTCGAGGTGGTCAACTCCACCCCGGAGCCGGACGGCACGCACCGGACGTACTGGCTGCGGGTCCCGCCGCGGACCAGGACCGCCCGGGAGGGCGTCGCCTGGACCTTCGGGCTGGACGCGGACGGCTATCTGCCCGAGCGGCAGACCTGA
- a CDS encoding DUF5302 domain-containing protein yields MTAEASDQEATEATEVPDTADASAAAEPAEDEVKRKFREALERKRGGNKSAAAAGGGPDSSKIHGAHGRAGGQREFRRKSGG; encoded by the coding sequence ATGACTGCCGAGGCATCAGACCAAGAGGCGACCGAGGCGACCGAGGTGCCCGACACTGCGGACGCGTCCGCCGCGGCCGAGCCGGCCGAGGACGAGGTCAAGCGCAAGTTCCGTGAAGCCCTGGAGCGCAAGCGCGGAGGCAACAAGAGCGCCGCTGCCGCCGGCGGCGGGCCGGACAGCTCGAAGATCCACGGTGCCCACGGGCGAGCCGGCGGACAGCGCGAGTTCCGCCGCAAGAGCGGCGGCTGA
- a CDS encoding XRE family transcriptional regulator, with amino-acid sequence MDTDIASAETLLLAPRLKEQRRRTGLTLEAAARRLELSAAHLSRMESGLRQPSLPVLLGLARLYGTTVSDLLGETTAEPFPIVRGDSMAPVPAGGWTYWRAGGTGRAMQALRVHVPPEAQDRLVRVHPGEEWLYVTAGRLRLSLGENTHLLDAGDAAHFDSLVPHRLAAASPEGVDLLFLHTLMQSEAAGLCITPQDTQDPKRADAPK; translated from the coding sequence ATGGACACCGACATCGCGTCCGCGGAGACGCTGCTCCTCGCCCCCCGGCTGAAGGAACAGCGCCGTCGTACCGGCCTCACCCTGGAGGCCGCCGCCCGGCGGCTCGAGCTCTCCGCCGCGCATCTGTCGCGGATGGAATCCGGGCTCCGGCAGCCGTCGCTTCCCGTACTGCTCGGGCTGGCCCGGCTGTACGGCACGACCGTCTCGGACCTGCTGGGGGAGACGACCGCAGAACCGTTCCCCATCGTACGCGGCGACAGCATGGCACCGGTGCCCGCCGGAGGCTGGACCTACTGGCGGGCCGGCGGCACCGGCCGGGCCATGCAGGCGCTGCGGGTCCATGTACCGCCCGAGGCGCAGGACCGGCTGGTCCGCGTGCACCCCGGTGAGGAGTGGCTCTACGTCACCGCCGGCCGGCTGCGGCTCTCCCTCGGGGAGAACACCCACCTGCTGGACGCCGGCGACGCGGCGCACTTCGACTCGCTGGTGCCGCACCGCCTCGCCGCCGCCTCCCCCGAAGGGGTCGACCTGCTCTTCCTGCACACCCTCATGCAGAGCGAGGCGGCCGGCCTGTGCATCACCCCGCAGGACACGCAGGACCCGAAGAGAGCGGACGCCCCGAAATGA